A stretch of Brassica rapa cultivar Chiifu-401-42 chromosome A08, CAAS_Brap_v3.01, whole genome shotgun sequence DNA encodes these proteins:
- the LOC103835223 gene encoding auxilin-related protein 2, translated as MDESWRKKMGLNVDPFFSVARRSMDARIDAEDFADVFGGPPRSFLARKFSGDFSRSDCFYDEVFLPPGISSGGTLPSSKSHGRNLTAFRIPSGADGFYDGVFGGRGGAAKKQSPTAKSNSSSVLTSEEVSPHYPPPAATSGDDAGFSSFTSRLRPLNVPSRKRESKKQSFPAFPTSGDSFSGHERSDFYYRKPHFSGSRRSSPETMSFDPSSFRRIDDFGPSSPASSPVSSFVYEEENTERKGDCNVDEVEEEEMSSYVIEINSDRFDRGNSDSNDMDEAIAWAKERSQRPEAKQTQEEDLMDSRSEEAKSEEEMEMEMKDEEIRIWLTGKETNIRLLLSTLHHVLWSDSNWHEIPLENLRDGSQVKKAYQKARLCLHPDKLQQRGGTSPVQKSVASRVFSILQEAWAVYVTNEGLSS; from the exons ATGGACGAATCGTGGCGTAAGAAGATGGGTTTAAACGTTGATCCATTCTTCTCCGTCGCTCGACGATCCATGGACGCTCGAATCGACGCGGAAGACTTCGCCGACGTCTTCGGCGGTCCGCCGCGTAGCTTCCTCGCCCGAAAATTCTCCGGCGACTTCTCCCGTTCCGACTGTTTCTACGACGAGGTTTTCCTGCCCCCGGGAATTTCCTCCGGCGGCACGCTTCCGTCTTCTAAATCTCACGGCAGAAACTTAACGGCGTTTAGGATCCCCTCCGGCGCAGATGGATTTTACGACGGCGTCTTCGGCGGTCGCGGTGGGGCGGCTAAGAAGCAAAGCCCGACGGCGAAGTCGAACTCCTCGTCGGTGCTCACGTCCGAGGAGGTCAGTCCTCACTATCCGCCACCGGCGGCGACGTCCGGCGATGACGCGGGGTTTTCTTCTTTTACTTCTAGACTCAG aCCGTTAAACGTCCCGTCGAGAAAGCGGGAATCTAAGAAACAGAGTTTCCCGGCGTTTCCAACATCCGGAGATTCGTTCTCCGGCCACGAAAGATCAGACTTTTACTACAGAAAACCACACTTCAGCGGATCGAGAAGATCCTCGCCGGAGACCATGAGCTTTGATCCTAGCTCCTTCAGGAGAATTGATGATTTCGGACCGAGCTCTCCGGCGTCTTCCCCTGTTTCTTCTTTCGTCTACGAAGAAGAAAACACTGAGAGGAAAGGAGACTGTAACGTCGAcgaggtagaagaagaagagatgagcTCTTACGTGATTGAAATAAACTCAGATCGTTTTGATCGAGGAAACTCGGATTCGAACGACATGGATGAAGCCATAGCTTGGGCTAAGGAGAGATCCCAACGGCCAGAAGCAAAGCAAACCCAAGAAGAAGACTTAATGGATTCAAGAAGTGAAGAAGCCAAATCAGAAGAAGAG atggagatggagatgaAAGATGAAGAGATAAGAATCTGGTTAACCGGAAAAGAGACCAACATTAGACTCCTCCTCTCAACTCTACATCAT GTTCTATGGTCAGATAGCAACTGGCACGAGATTCCTTTGGAAAATCTTCGAGATGGATCACAAGTTAAGAAAGCTTACCAAAAAGCTCGGCTTTGTTTACATCCAGATAAACTTCAACAGAGAGGAGGAACTTCACCGGTTCAGAAGTCGGTCGCGAGCAGAGTGTTCTCCATTCTTCAG GAAGCATGGGCTGTGTACGTAACAAATGAAGGACTCTCAAGCTAA
- the LOC103835225 gene encoding elongation factor 2 — MVKFTSDELRRIMDYKHNIRNMSVIAHVDHGKSTLTDSLVAAAGIIAQEVAGDVRMTDTRADEAERGITIKSTGISLYYEMTDASLKSFTGARDGNEYLINLIDSPGHVDFSSEVTAALRITDGALVVVDCIEGVCVQTETVLRQALGERIRPVLTVNKMDRCFLELQVDGEEAYQTFQRVIENANVIMATYEDPLLGDVQVYPEKGTVAFSAGLHGWAFTLTNFAKMYASKFGVDETKMMERLWGENFFDPATRKWSSKNTGSATCKRGFVQFCYEPIKQIIATCMNDQKDKLWPMLQKLGVQMKSDEKDLMGKPLMKRVMQTWLPASTALLEMMIFHLPSPHTAQRYRVENLYEGPLDDQYATAIRNCDPNGPLMLYVSKMIPASDKGRFFAFGRVFSGKVSTGMKVRIMGPNFVPGEKKDLYVKSVQRTVIWMGKRQETVEDVPCGNTVAMVGLDQFITKNATLTNEKEVDAHPIRAMKFSVSPVVRVAVQCKVASDLPKLVEGLKRLAKSDPMVVCTMEESGEHIVAGAGELHLEICLKDLQDDFMGGAEIVKSDPVVSFRETVLERSVRTVMSKSPNKHNRLYMEARPLEDGLAEAIDEGRIGPRDDPKIRSKILAEEFGWDKDLAKKIWAFGPETTGPNMVVDMCKGVQYLNEIKDSVVAGFQWASKEGPLCDENMRGICFEVCDVVLHSDAIHRGGGQVIPTARRVIYASQITAKPRLLEPVYMVEIQAPEGALGGIYSVLNQKRGHVFEEMQRPGTPLYNIKAYLPVVESFGFSSQLRAATSGQAFPQCVFDHWEMMSSDPLEAGSQASTLVTDIRKRKGMKEQMTPLSDFEDKL, encoded by the exons ATG GTGAAGTTCACATCCGATGAGCTTCGGAGGATTATGGATTACAAACACAACATCCGTAACATGTCCGTTATTGCCCATGTCGACCATG GTAAATCCACACTCACTGACTCCTTGGTTGCTGCTGCTGGTATCATTGCTCAAGAAGTTGCTGGTGATGTCCGTATGACTGATACCCGTGCTGATGAGGCTGAACGTGGTATCACTATCAAGTCCACGGGTATCTCTCTCTACTACGAGATGACTGATGCTTCCTTGAAGAGCTTCACTGGTGCCAGAGATGGAAACGAGTACCTTATCAATCTCATCGACTCTCCTGGCCACGTTGACTTCTCCTCTGAGGTCACTGCTGCGCTCCGTATTACCGATGGTGCGCTTGTGGTGGTCGATTGTATCGAGGGTGTGTGTGTTCAGACCGAGACTGTGCTACGTCAGGCTCTTGGGGAGAGGATTAGGCCCGTTCTGACTGTGAACAAGATGGACAGGTGTTTCCTTGAGCTTCAGGTTGATGGTGAGGAGGCTTACCAGACTTTCCAGAGGGTTATTGAGAATGCTAATGTCATCATGGCAACGTACGAGGATCCTCTCCTTGGTGATGTTCAGGTTTACCCTGAGAAGGGAACTGTCGCCTTCTCTGCTGGTCTCCACGGATGGGCTTTCACCCTTACCAACTTTGCCAAGATGTATGCTTCCAAGTTCGGTGTTGACGAGACTAAGATGATGGAGAGGCTGTGGGGTGAGAACTTCTTTGACCCCGCCACCAGGAAATGGAGCAGCAAGAACACTGGGTCCGCTACCTGCAAGCGTGGGTTTGTGCAGTTCTGTTATGAACCCATCAAGCAGATCATCGCCACTTGCATGAACGACCAGAAGGATAAGTTGTGGCCTATGTTGCAGAAGCTTGGTGTCCAGATGAAGTCTGATGAGAAGGACCTTATGGGTAAACCTTTGATGAAGCGTGTTATGCAGACTTGGCTCCCTGCGAGTACTGCATTGCTTGAGATGATGATCTTTCACCTTCCATCTCCCCACACTGCCCAGAGGTACCGTGTTGAGAACCTGTATGAAGGTCCTCTCGATGATCAGTATGCCACTGCCATCAGAAACTGTGATCCTAATGGTCCGCTCATGCTCTATGTTTCTAAGATGATTCCCGCTTCAGACAAGGGAAGATTCTTTGCTTTTGGGCGTGTCTTCTCTGGAAAGGTGTCTACCGGTATGAAGGTCAGGATCATGGGTCCCAACTTTGTTCCTGGTGAGAAGAAAGATCTTTATGTCAAGAGTGTTCAGAGGACTGTCATCTGGATGGGCAAGAGGCAAGAGACTGTTGAGGATGTTCCCTGTGGTAACACCGTTGCTATGGTTGGTCTTGATCAGTTCATCACTAAGAATGCTACGCTGACGAATGAGAAAGAAGTTGATGCTCATCCTATCCGTGCGATGAAGTTCTCTGTGTCCCCTGTTGTACGTGTTGCTGTTCAGTGCAAGGTCGCTTCTGATCTTCCCAAGCTTGTTGAGGGACTTAAGAGGCTGGCCAAGTCTGACCCTATGGTTGTGTGCACAATGGAGGAGTCAGGCGAGCACATTGTTGCTGGTGCTGGAGAACTGCATCTTGAGATTTGCTTGAAGGATCTTCAGGATGATTTCATGGGTGGTGCTGAGATTGTCAAGTCAGACCCTGTCGTCTCATTCCGTGAGACTGTTTTGGAGCGATCTGTGCGTACTGTGATGAGCAAGTCCCCGAACAAGCACAACCGTCTGTACATGGAGGCTAGGCCCTTGGAGGATGGTCTTGCGGAGGCGATTGATGAAGGCCGTATTGGTCCAAGAGATGATCCCAAGATACGTTCCAAGATCTTGGCTGAGGAGTTTGGCTGGGACAAGGATCTCGCAAAGAAGATATGGGCGTTTGGACCTGAAACCACAGGGCCCAACATGGTTGTTGACATGTGTAAGGGAGTGCAATACCTGAATGAGATCAAGGATTCTGTTGTTGCTGGGTTCCAGTGGGCTTCCAAGGAAGGTCCTCTTTGTGATGAGAACATGAGAGGAATCTGTTTTGAGGTTTGCGATGTGGTGCTCCACTCTGATGCTATCCACAGAGGTGGTGGTCAGGTTATCCCGACAGCGAGGAGGGTTATCTACGCCTCTCAGATCACTGCCAAGCCCAGGCTTTTGGAACCGGTTTACATGGTTGAGATCCAAGCACCAGAGGGAGCTCTTGGAGGAATCTACAGCGTGCTGAATCAGAAGCGTGGACACGTCTTTGAGGAGATGCAGAGGCCAGGAACACCGCTTTACAACATCAAGGCGTACCTGCCAGTTGTCGAGTCATTTGGATTCTCAAGTCAGCTTAGAGCAGCAACCTCAGGACAGGCCTTCCCTCAGTGTGTGTTTGATCATTGGGAGATGATGTCGTCTGACCCATTGGAGGCAGGATCGCAGGCTTCAACGCTTGTGACTGACATCAGGAAGAGGAAGGGTATGAAGGAACAGATGACTCCCTTGTCTGATTTTGAAGACAAGCTGTAA